From a single Natronorubrum tibetense GA33 genomic region:
- a CDS encoding LysE family translocator → MTALAGMIFGLALAAPPGPMNAIIAEESVVRGWMAGFRAGLGAMSADVLFFVLTLAGAVAVIDQFPVARPLLYLVGGVLMLYFAVGAIREARAAATFTADGDHAVSTGFRKTFALSLTNPYQIGFWLTVGVGLLESGTLDVLSHVPGAGAALEGALTVQTGSPTLLVGFFAGIAVWIVVYPAALVAAGRRVDAFAPVVAALSAVVLVGFGLLFLAIGALRIV, encoded by the coding sequence ATGACGGCCCTCGCAGGAATGATCTTCGGACTCGCCCTCGCCGCACCGCCGGGACCCATGAACGCAATCATCGCCGAGGAGAGCGTCGTTCGCGGCTGGATGGCCGGCTTTCGGGCCGGACTGGGCGCGATGTCAGCCGACGTGCTCTTCTTCGTGCTCACGCTCGCCGGCGCGGTCGCCGTCATCGATCAGTTTCCGGTGGCTCGGCCGCTTCTCTACCTCGTCGGCGGCGTCCTCATGCTGTACTTCGCCGTCGGCGCGATCCGAGAGGCCAGAGCCGCAGCCACGTTCACCGCCGACGGCGACCACGCCGTCTCGACGGGGTTCCGAAAGACGTTCGCCCTCTCGTTGACCAACCCCTACCAGATCGGCTTCTGGCTCACCGTCGGCGTCGGCTTACTCGAGTCCGGCACGCTCGACGTGCTCTCGCACGTCCCGGGCGCCGGCGCGGCGCTCGAGGGTGCGCTGACCGTCCAGACCGGTTCGCCGACGCTGCTCGTCGGCTTCTTCGCCGGCATCGCGGTCTGGATCGTCGTCTACCCCGCCGCGCTGGTCGCAGCGGGCCGGCGCGTCGACGCCTTTGCACCCGTCGTCGCCGCGCTGAGCGCGGTCGTCCTGGTCGGCTTCGGACTCCTCTTTCTCGCGATTGGGGCGCTCCGCATCGTCTGA
- the meaB gene encoding methylmalonyl Co-A mutase-associated GTPase MeaB produces MTADEELLKALLAGEHRALARVISKIENRSPGYRDLVSELYAHTGEADVIGITGSPGAGKSTLVDKLAETYRDRGETVGVIAIDPSSPFTGGAVLGDRIRMASTVGDMDVFVRSMSARGTLGGLSTATADAVKAMDAFGKDKIIIETVGAGQNEIDIVRTADTVAVLVPPGSGDDIQTLKAGILEIADVFVVNKADRPGSDRTVQELRDMIQLGDGGGGMGGGDGSHHSQEVIDAHDDWDGEVDDEAEVTGWTTPIVETVATKGEGVDDLIDEFGNHRTYLVDSGEHAEQVRGRYAEEIRTLLREDVHALLEDRLAERGGIDDLAESVRQGETDPYSITGELLDPVEDCLDELETRGENG; encoded by the coding sequence ATGACAGCCGACGAGGAACTGCTCAAGGCCTTGCTCGCGGGCGAACACCGCGCGCTGGCTCGAGTGATCTCGAAGATCGAGAACCGCTCGCCGGGCTACCGGGACCTGGTCTCCGAACTGTACGCACACACGGGTGAAGCCGACGTCATCGGCATCACGGGCAGCCCCGGCGCGGGGAAATCGACCTTGGTCGACAAACTCGCCGAAACCTACCGCGACCGCGGCGAGACGGTCGGCGTCATCGCGATCGATCCCTCCTCACCGTTCACGGGGGGTGCTGTACTGGGCGATCGTATTCGGATGGCCTCCACCGTCGGCGACATGGACGTCTTCGTGCGCTCGATGAGCGCCCGCGGCACGCTCGGCGGCCTCTCCACGGCCACCGCGGACGCGGTCAAGGCGATGGACGCCTTCGGCAAGGACAAGATCATCATCGAGACCGTCGGCGCCGGCCAAAACGAGATCGACATCGTCCGCACGGCAGATACCGTGGCCGTCCTCGTCCCCCCGGGATCGGGCGACGATATTCAGACCCTGAAGGCCGGCATCCTCGAGATAGCGGACGTCTTCGTGGTCAACAAAGCCGATCGACCCGGCTCGGACCGGACGGTCCAGGAACTGCGAGACATGATCCAACTCGGCGACGGTGGTGGCGGGATGGGCGGCGGCGATGGCAGCCACCACAGCCAGGAGGTCATCGACGCCCACGACGACTGGGACGGCGAGGTCGACGACGAAGCGGAGGTAACGGGCTGGACCACTCCGATCGTCGAAACCGTCGCCACGAAGGGTGAGGGTGTCGACGACCTCATCGACGAGTTCGGGAACCATCGAACCTACCTCGTCGATTCCGGCGAGCACGCCGAGCAGGTTCGTGGCCGCTACGCCGAGGAAATTCGGACGCTGCTGCGCGAGGACGTCCACGCTCTGCTCGAGGACCGACTCGCCGAGCGCGGCGGGATCGACGACCTCGCGGAGTCCGTCCGTCAGGGCGAGACCGATCCCTATTCGATCACCGGCGAGTTGCTCGATCCCGTCGAGGACTGTCTCGACGAACTCGAGACGCGCGGCGAAAACGGTTAA
- a CDS encoding DUF7544 domain-containing protein translates to MYTIDTLGDAFAITKRYFGALGSVGWLKLALVVLFLGGITVTTQFFNVPMEAIAEGVDDPDVRWIATAVLLIVLAIYAAFRYLAALLEFVFVESLRSEAIHLRRYGRANLGRALWLLAFRVLLWLGLIVALAIPVSAVILGGNVTDVADVTNQQLALVILSAIGIGVGWYAVYTLTTAFVVPIMLQQACGPIAAWRRFAPTLASNWSGTVGYLLIAWLIGFAFWMLFAMIGFFLTFFGIIAFVLVALLFEAIHPNLVWVAVVLLVFAYLAYQYVVAALEAPVRSFVRYHALLILGDTDDALDLIPEQRTGVRADDGTGAAPDRSAGRDPRETVDWGRGTDADGIGRGDESPSSDRRDTARDEPTWDGSTAWDDLDGWSDESDRDGSAGSDTDSRPWSGWDDAETNVDDADTSGTEGDDSVQSNGAKDSTGEKDREESDDRSDRF, encoded by the coding sequence ATGTATACGATCGATACCCTGGGTGACGCCTTCGCGATCACGAAGCGGTATTTCGGAGCCCTGGGCTCCGTCGGCTGGCTCAAACTCGCGCTCGTCGTCCTCTTTCTCGGCGGGATCACCGTTACGACGCAGTTTTTCAACGTCCCGATGGAGGCGATTGCAGAAGGGGTCGACGATCCCGACGTCCGGTGGATCGCAACGGCGGTACTTCTGATCGTTCTCGCGATCTACGCCGCGTTCAGGTATCTCGCCGCGCTGCTCGAGTTCGTCTTCGTCGAGTCGCTCCGATCTGAGGCGATCCATCTGCGGCGGTACGGTCGTGCGAACCTCGGCCGCGCCCTGTGGCTGCTAGCGTTCCGGGTCCTGCTGTGGCTCGGGCTGATCGTCGCGCTCGCGATTCCCGTCTCGGCCGTGATCCTCGGCGGCAACGTCACCGACGTTGCAGACGTGACGAACCAACAACTCGCGCTCGTAATACTCTCCGCGATCGGCATCGGCGTCGGCTGGTACGCGGTCTATACGCTCACAACGGCGTTCGTAGTTCCGATCATGCTGCAGCAGGCGTGTGGCCCGATCGCCGCCTGGCGACGGTTCGCCCCGACGCTGGCGTCGAACTGGAGCGGGACGGTCGGCTACCTCCTGATCGCCTGGCTGATCGGGTTCGCCTTCTGGATGCTGTTCGCGATGATCGGATTCTTCCTCACCTTTTTCGGGATCATCGCGTTCGTCCTCGTGGCGCTGCTATTCGAAGCGATCCATCCGAACCTCGTCTGGGTTGCGGTCGTCCTGTTGGTCTTCGCCTATCTGGCCTATCAGTACGTCGTCGCGGCGCTCGAAGCACCCGTTCGGAGCTTCGTGCGCTATCACGCGCTGTTGATCCTCGGCGATACGGACGACGCGCTCGACCTCATCCCGGAACAGCGGACAGGGGTTCGAGCCGACGACGGGACGGGGGCCGCTCCTGATCGATCAGCCGGTCGCGATCCCCGCGAGACGGTGGACTGGGGCCGCGGGACCGACGCCGACGGGATCGGTCGAGGTGATGAGTCCCCCTCGAGCGACCGACGCGACACGGCTCGAGACGAACCCACGTGGGACGGTTCGACCGCGTGGGACGACCTGGACGGCTGGTCCGACGAGTCGGATCGGGACGGTTCGGCAGGATCGGATACCGACTCGAGACCGTGGTCTGGGTGGGACGATGCGGAGACGAACGTTGACGACGCCGATACGTCGGGGACGGAAGGCGACGACTCCGTGCAATCGAACGGTGCTAAGGACTCGACCGGTGAGAAGGACCGCGAGGAGTCCGACGATCGATCCGACCGGTTCTGA
- a CDS encoding alpha/beta fold hydrolase: MKLRTVLGAAVGTIGAAVLGNRLLAKRAGELENPLAGVERTYRWRGIETKYTVAGDPNDPDMILCHGIHAGASSREFEPIVERLAEDYHVIAVDLPGFGRSNRPPLIYSSTLYAEFIRDFAADVADEPTVVASSLTGSFAAEAAQESEFEQLVLICPTDETTDERPWVRTLVRTPIVGSTLFNLLATKPAIRYFYDRDGYYDSDRIDDAEIEYAWKSAHQPGARYAPASFSSGTLDPEFDLATELAALETPTTLVWGRDAELVPLREGRDLADAADLELVVIDYATQLPHAEHPDKFVEYLNAELPHADIDLE; the protein is encoded by the coding sequence ATGAAACTCCGTACAGTCCTCGGTGCCGCGGTCGGTACCATCGGCGCAGCCGTGCTCGGCAATCGACTTCTGGCGAAGCGAGCCGGAGAACTCGAGAACCCGCTCGCCGGGGTCGAACGGACGTACCGCTGGCGCGGGATCGAGACGAAGTACACTGTCGCCGGTGATCCCAACGACCCGGATATGATCCTTTGTCACGGGATCCACGCGGGCGCGAGCAGCCGCGAGTTCGAACCGATCGTCGAGCGACTGGCGGAGGACTACCACGTGATCGCGGTCGATCTCCCCGGGTTCGGCCGGTCGAACCGGCCGCCGTTGATCTACTCGTCGACCCTCTACGCGGAGTTCATCCGCGACTTCGCGGCCGACGTCGCCGACGAGCCGACCGTCGTCGCCTCCTCGCTGACCGGTTCGTTCGCTGCCGAAGCCGCCCAGGAAAGCGAGTTCGAGCAGCTCGTCCTGATCTGTCCGACCGACGAGACGACCGACGAACGCCCCTGGGTTCGGACCCTCGTTCGGACGCCGATCGTCGGTTCGACGCTGTTCAACCTGCTCGCCACCAAGCCCGCGATCCGCTACTTCTACGACCGGGACGGCTACTACGACAGCGACCGCATCGACGACGCGGAGATCGAGTACGCCTGGAAAAGCGCCCACCAGCCCGGCGCTCGCTACGCCCCCGCCTCCTTTAGCTCGGGCACCCTCGATCCCGAGTTCGATCTGGCGACGGAGCTGGCAGCGCTCGAGACCCCGACCACGCTCGTCTGGGGTCGCGACGCCGAACTCGTCCCGCTGCGCGAGGGCCGGGACCTCGCCGATGCGGCCGATCTCGAACTCGTCGTCATCGACTACGCGACGCAGCTCCCCCACGCCGAACACCCCGACAAGTTCGTCGAGTACCTGAACGCTGAGTTGCCACACGCCGATATCGATCTCGAGTAG
- a CDS encoding Zn-ribbon domain-containing OB-fold protein, producing the protein MSDDESRTRDAGFDEWLDAAEAGEAYYLECTNGHGSLPPRRVCPDCGSTDLAETPLPESGEVATFTVTHVPTPAFEEDAPYATAVVDFGPVRITGQIVGIDLDAIENGLEVEPEITVSETTGERVLSFSPV; encoded by the coding sequence ATGAGCGACGACGAATCCCGGACGCGAGACGCCGGCTTCGACGAGTGGCTCGACGCCGCGGAAGCGGGCGAGGCCTACTACCTCGAGTGTACGAACGGCCACGGCTCGCTGCCGCCGCGGCGAGTCTGTCCCGACTGCGGCTCGACCGACTTAGCGGAGACTCCACTCCCCGAATCCGGCGAGGTCGCCACGTTCACCGTCACGCACGTCCCAACGCCGGCGTTCGAGGAGGACGCGCCGTACGCGACGGCCGTCGTCGACTTCGGACCCGTTCGGATCACCGGACAGATCGTCGGGATCGACCTCGACGCGATCGAGAACGGACTCGAGGTCGAGCCGGAAATCACGGTCTCGGAGACGACGGGCGAACGCGTGCTCAGCTTCAGTCCGGTATAG
- a CDS encoding HD domain-containing protein: protein MGVEIKETRVTDAEFEEMKGFVFEYLAASVEKEEEGGRMRWYPWHSAEYRHNHILNVVELAEEIAHEEGADPDVTRVAALFHDVAKLETDQELHAEAGARVAREYLESRAEYPESFIEQVCRAIEHHSYQGELTDLALETQCLIEADLLDKVGANGTALMLLRMGYEARTHMDTDEMVERVLERGYDAASRVRSDTAESIAHQRLKRVKWFSEWLEDEIAAMG from the coding sequence GTGGGCGTCGAGATAAAAGAGACCAGGGTGACCGACGCCGAGTTCGAGGAGATGAAGGGCTTTGTCTTCGAGTATCTCGCGGCGAGCGTCGAAAAAGAGGAAGAAGGCGGCCGGATGCGCTGGTATCCGTGGCACTCCGCGGAGTACCGGCACAACCACATCCTCAACGTGGTCGAACTCGCCGAAGAGATCGCTCACGAGGAGGGCGCGGACCCCGACGTCACGCGCGTCGCCGCACTCTTTCACGACGTCGCCAAACTCGAGACCGATCAGGAACTCCACGCCGAGGCCGGCGCTCGCGTCGCCCGCGAGTACCTCGAGTCCCGCGCGGAGTACCCCGAATCGTTTATCGAACAGGTGTGTCGCGCGATCGAACACCACTCCTATCAGGGCGAGTTGACCGACCTCGCACTCGAGACGCAGTGTCTCATCGAGGCCGACCTACTCGACAAGGTCGGCGCAAACGGCACTGCGCTCATGCTCCTCCGGATGGGCTACGAGGCTCGCACGCACATGGATACCGACGAGATGGTCGAACGGGTCCTAGAACGCGGCTACGACGCCGCCTCGCGCGTCCGGAGCGACACCGCCGAGAGCATCGCCCACCAGCGACTCAAGCGCGTGAAGTGGTTCAGCGAGTGGCTCGAAGACGAGATCGCAGCGATGGGATAG
- a CDS encoding cobalamin B12-binding domain-containing protein, protein MSSEQEQESIRCLVAKVGLDGHDRGAHVIARAFRDAGFEVIYSGLHKAPEEIVQATVQEDVDVLGISILSGAHDTLVPKIMDGLEEYGAKEDTLVLAGGVIPDEDRAELEAQGVSAIFGPGTSIEETIEFVRENAPER, encoded by the coding sequence ATGAGCAGCGAACAGGAACAGGAGTCGATTCGGTGTCTCGTCGCCAAAGTCGGTCTCGACGGTCACGACCGGGGAGCCCACGTTATCGCGCGGGCCTTCCGCGACGCCGGCTTCGAGGTCATCTACTCCGGACTGCACAAGGCCCCCGAAGAGATCGTGCAGGCGACCGTCCAGGAAGACGTCGACGTCCTCGGCATCTCGATCCTCTCGGGCGCACACGACACGCTCGTCCCGAAGATCATGGACGGCCTCGAGGAGTACGGCGCGAAAGAGGACACTCTCGTCTTAGCCGGCGGCGTCATCCCTGACGAGGATCGCGCGGAACTCGAGGCACAGGGCGTCTCGGCGATCTTCGGGCCCGGAACGTCGATCGAGGAGACGATCGAGTTCGTCCGCGAGAACGCCCCCGAACGATGA
- a CDS encoding PAS domain S-box protein → MSDRTESSGTRFWTAGDDRATMACCQTLVDTVEDGVFRLDADDRFLAIDDALLETTGYARDAVLGEHVSLLFPRSDAETLEGAVRNDSDGVTSLELLIRTSDGTTIPCDCRVNGVRVDDRFRGSIVTVRELEASATETDSVSERTSSPSPSATFEAATTVLEEADVGVFVLDDEFDVAWINEATERYFGLDREAVVGRDKHRLIDESIAGRLADPDAFTEAVTATYADNSSVERFECHVTAGDEREERWLEHRSKPIDTGRYAGGRIELYYDVTAQHDRVSQLRRLNEAVREWLAEDSRERIAELASRHVREILDLEINGVFCYDDETRTLHPAGWSDPAEALLGDIPSFAPGEGIAWRVFETGEPVIYDDVTTDSDVYNPDTPIRSEICLPIGDHGILIIGSEQPTEFDDGDLSLAKIVASSLEVIFDRIRHERHLERERTQTEKLLQTAPIGISVEDADGETVLANQRVQKRVDSMAEAALGETEMVREWAVRDASGEPIEPGSNPSARVRETGEPVFDEELVVEGPTGERRWLSVNAVPVFDADGGLERVISSAEDITALKERKRRLERRKSELETELSEIFGRISDGFYALDEEFRFTHVNETAERLLDRSRRELLGTVLWDIYPEVAGSELKERYGEALTTQEPVSFEQYVEPMGIWAQVQVYPSETGLSIYFRDVTEEKTRERELITYETIFETVEDGIYVIDGEGRFTAANEAYAAMTGYDRDELIGTHASIVVDESVMDLAREIAAEESDVPTVEAELETKAGGCVPIEATVTALSVTGSDRERVGVVRDVTKRKERQRKLEASEQRYRTLAENFPNGTVGLYDENLRYTAAGGQLLDELGIDRDDVIGQTIADRYPETILETVEPHFRAALEGEERSFDLRYHGRELLAHTLPVQTDGTVRRGMLVVQDITERKAYERKLEESNERLEQFAYAASHDLQEPLRMVTSYLQLIESRYADELDDDAEEFIAFAVDGADRMREMIDGLLEYSRVETRGDPFELVDLDDVLEDVRRDLELQVDESGAVIETPDTLPAICGDRSQLRQVFQNLLANAIEYSDDEPRVTVSAERDGQRWTVSVSDEGIGIDPDDADRVFDIFQRLHSHEEHDGTGIGLALCQRIVERHGGEIWVDSEPGKGSTFSMTLPVAE, encoded by the coding sequence ATGAGCGACCGAACGGAGTCGTCGGGGACGAGGTTCTGGACGGCCGGCGACGACCGGGCAACGATGGCGTGTTGCCAGACACTCGTCGACACGGTCGAAGACGGCGTCTTCCGGCTTGATGCCGACGACCGTTTTCTCGCGATCGACGACGCACTCCTCGAGACGACAGGCTACGCGCGCGATGCGGTCCTCGGCGAACACGTCTCGCTCCTGTTTCCGAGGTCGGACGCCGAAACGCTCGAAGGAGCCGTTCGAAACGACAGCGACGGCGTCACGTCCCTCGAGCTCCTGATCCGAACGAGCGACGGCACCACGATTCCCTGTGACTGTCGAGTGAACGGCGTGCGGGTCGACGACCGGTTTCGAGGATCGATCGTGACCGTTCGGGAACTCGAGGCGTCCGCCACTGAGACCGACAGCGTGTCCGAACGAACGAGTTCCCCCTCACCGTCTGCCACGTTCGAAGCGGCGACGACGGTCCTCGAAGAAGCCGACGTCGGCGTCTTCGTTCTCGACGACGAGTTCGATGTTGCCTGGATCAACGAGGCGACAGAGCGATACTTCGGTCTCGATCGGGAGGCAGTCGTCGGCCGGGACAAACACCGGCTAATCGACGAGTCGATCGCGGGTCGACTCGCCGACCCTGACGCGTTCACCGAGGCCGTCACCGCAACCTACGCGGACAACAGCTCCGTCGAGCGCTTCGAGTGTCACGTCACCGCGGGCGACGAGCGCGAGGAGCGCTGGCTCGAACACCGGAGTAAACCGATCGACACCGGACGGTACGCCGGCGGCCGAATCGAACTCTACTACGATGTCACTGCACAGCACGACCGGGTGAGCCAGCTGCGACGGCTGAACGAGGCCGTCCGGGAGTGGCTCGCCGAGGACTCTCGCGAGCGGATCGCCGAACTGGCGAGCCGTCACGTTCGGGAGATCCTCGATCTCGAGATCAACGGCGTGTTCTGTTACGACGACGAGACGCGGACGCTCCACCCCGCTGGCTGGTCCGATCCGGCGGAGGCGTTGCTCGGCGACATTCCGTCGTTCGCGCCGGGAGAGGGCATCGCCTGGCGCGTTTTCGAGACCGGAGAACCGGTCATCTACGACGACGTCACGACCGATTCGGACGTTTACAACCCGGACACGCCGATCCGCAGCGAGATCTGCCTGCCCATTGGCGACCACGGTATCCTCATCATCGGCTCCGAGCAGCCGACCGAGTTCGACGACGGCGATCTCTCCCTGGCGAAAATCGTCGCCTCGAGCCTCGAGGTGATCTTCGATCGGATCCGTCACGAGCGCCACCTCGAGCGCGAGCGAACTCAGACGGAGAAACTGCTCCAGACGGCCCCGATCGGCATCTCGGTCGAGGACGCGGACGGTGAGACCGTGCTCGCAAACCAGCGGGTACAGAAGCGCGTGGATTCGATGGCGGAGGCGGCGCTCGGCGAAACGGAGATGGTGCGAGAGTGGGCCGTCCGCGATGCCTCGGGCGAACCGATCGAGCCCGGATCGAACCCGTCGGCCCGGGTCAGGGAGACTGGCGAACCGGTGTTCGACGAAGAGCTCGTCGTCGAGGGGCCGACGGGCGAACGCCGGTGGCTCTCGGTCAACGCCGTCCCGGTGTTCGACGCCGACGGTGGGCTCGAGCGCGTGATCTCCAGCGCGGAGGACATCACGGCACTCAAAGAGCGCAAGCGTCGCCTCGAGCGCCGGAAAAGCGAACTGGAGACGGAGCTGAGCGAGATCTTCGGTCGAATCTCTGATGGCTTCTACGCGCTCGACGAGGAGTTCCGGTTCACGCACGTCAACGAAACCGCCGAACGGCTACTGGACCGGTCGCGAAGGGAGTTGCTCGGGACCGTGCTGTGGGACATTTATCCCGAGGTCGCGGGATCCGAACTCAAGGAACGATACGGGGAAGCGTTGACCACGCAGGAGCCGGTCTCGTTCGAGCAGTACGTCGAACCGATGGGTATCTGGGCGCAGGTGCAGGTTTACCCCTCCGAAACCGGCCTCTCCATCTACTTCCGGGACGTCACCGAGGAGAAAACCCGCGAGCGGGAGCTGATCACCTACGAAACGATCTTCGAGACGGTCGAAGACGGCATCTACGTCATCGACGGCGAGGGACGGTTCACGGCCGCCAACGAGGCCTACGCCGCCATGACCGGCTACGATCGCGACGAACTGATCGGGACCCACGCCTCGATCGTCGTCGACGAATCAGTGATGGATCTCGCGCGCGAAATCGCCGCCGAGGAGAGCGACGTGCCGACGGTCGAAGCCGAACTCGAGACGAAAGCCGGAGGTTGCGTGCCGATCGAAGCGACGGTGACCGCGCTCTCAGTGACCGGTTCCGATCGCGAACGCGTCGGCGTCGTCCGGGACGTCACCAAGCGCAAGGAGCGCCAGCGAAAACTCGAGGCGAGCGAACAACGCTATCGGACCCTCGCGGAGAACTTCCCGAACGGGACCGTCGGCCTGTACGACGAGAATCTGCGGTACACGGCCGCCGGCGGGCAACTGCTCGACGAGCTCGGGATCGACCGTGACGACGTGATCGGCCAGACGATCGCCGACCGGTATCCCGAGACTATCCTCGAGACGGTCGAACCCCACTTCCGGGCCGCACTCGAGGGCGAGGAGCGGTCGTTCGATCTGCGCTACCACGGCCGGGAGCTACTGGCCCACACCCTCCCGGTCCAGACGGACGGCACCGTTCGTCGGGGGATGCTCGTCGTGCAGGACATCACCGAACGGAAGGCCTACGAGCGGAAACTCGAGGAGTCGAACGAGCGACTCGAGCAGTTCGCCTACGCTGCCAGCCACGACCTCCAGGAGCCGTTGCGGATGGTTACGAGCTACCTCCAGCTGATCGAATCCCGCTACGCGGACGAACTCGACGACGACGCCGAGGAGTTCATCGCGTTTGCCGTCGACGGTGCCGACCGGATGCGCGAGATGATCGACGGACTGCTCGAGTACTCCCGCGTCGAGACGCGGGGCGATCCGTTCGAGTTGGTCGATCTCGACGACGTGCTCGAGGACGTTCGGCGGGACCTCGAATTACAGGTCGACGAGAGCGGGGCCGTAATCGAGACGCCGGACACATTGCCTGCGATTTGTGGCGACAGGAGTCAGCTCCGGCAGGTGTTCCAGAACCTGCTCGCCAACGCGATCGAGTACAGCGACGACGAGCCGCGCGTGACCGTCTCGGCCGAACGCGACGGACAACGGTGGACCGTCTCGGTCAGCGACGAGGGGATCGGCATCGACCCGGACGACGCTGACCGTGTCTTCGATATCTTCCAGCGACTCCACAGTCACGAGGAACACGACGGCACCGGGATCGGGCTCGCGCTCTGTCAACGTATCGTCGAACGCCACGGCGGTGAGATCTGGGTCGACTCCGAACCCGGGAAGGGGTCGACGTTCTCGATGACGCTGCCGGTGGCCGAATGA
- a CDS encoding O-methyltransferase, which produces MVDVLSDEIARFVRAVGPDPDETLSEMDDYAEREGFPHVGPEVGAFLRFVARMADAERIFEFGSGYGYSAYWMAAALPDDGEIVLTEVDEDELELAREYMDRGGYDDLAQYELGDAMETVEDYTGPFDVVLIDHQKHRYADAFEAVRSKVPVGGVVIADNAITAGPIDFEALLTIAEGGAPDDVNEHTRGIADYLERVTDDPDFETIVLPLGEGIAASYRVS; this is translated from the coding sequence ATGGTCGATGTTCTCTCGGACGAGATCGCTCGCTTCGTTCGCGCGGTCGGACCCGACCCCGACGAGACGCTGAGCGAGATGGACGACTACGCCGAACGGGAGGGGTTCCCCCACGTCGGTCCCGAGGTCGGTGCATTCTTGCGGTTCGTCGCCCGGATGGCCGACGCGGAGCGGATCTTCGAGTTCGGCTCCGGCTACGGTTACTCGGCGTACTGGATGGCAGCGGCGCTGCCCGACGACGGCGAAATCGTGCTCACGGAGGTCGACGAGGACGAACTCGAGCTCGCTCGAGAGTACATGGATCGGGGCGGGTACGACGACCTCGCGCAGTACGAACTGGGCGACGCGATGGAGACCGTCGAGGACTACACGGGCCCGTTCGACGTGGTGTTGATCGACCACCAGAAACACCGGTACGCGGACGCGTTCGAGGCCGTCCGCTCGAAGGTCCCCGTCGGCGGCGTCGTGATCGCGGACAACGCGATAACCGCCGGCCCGATCGATTTCGAGGCGTTGCTAACAATCGCGGAGGGCGGAGCGCCCGACGACGTGAACGAACACACGCGGGGGATCGCGGACTACCTCGAGCGCGTGACCGACGATCCCGATTTCGAGACGATCGTGCTCCCACTGGGTGAAGGGATCGCGGCGAGTTACCGGGTCAGCTGA